A single window of Micromonas commoda chromosome 6, complete sequence DNA harbors:
- a CDS encoding predicted protein codes for MPHHHTRPAAISAATPWRGTGNISTSRPHPARSTAISSIAGTHRETFSPEPTRTHPPSPIAQVQSVDPIQSMNPVDATTTTDDRHALVLGGNGFIGSHVVRALIRDGHAVTAVNRGRREWLGDPDAVHPPDTYDFDTAGDGIKAFRGDAGYPRSKNEVAHIVCDRKQTRAFADAVDVATGTTLGANGAWDVVVDLSGFTPRDLRAALRGLKGRTRRYVFVSSDSVYEVCDERAREDASLGSACTGERKKETNDGEGDGGNGSNTLNTLNGGGVREEHARRPVDAAAAEALARGDRYGHHKLRCEEILAKIASTRGMDGRATSNGEEAPDLSSSSSDDAATWSDDSDGDDSDDSENESESDDDGHDDDDVNDDDLVPVPWLAIRLPDVIGPRDGTYRLWRYQMWVQCVDILGPVVVSPDLATGGSRALSFAYAPDVAALVAKVARGECDASLGRSYNVACVERVSLQEIVEHVAECVREIGDEKSAPGEAPGGARSVVEVREPGRGRKRGWDDSAEATEVGSSVRTSSRQRTSPEFYPSVDGGAIDPSRAIGELGFAPTPLRDAVRETVRWCAGMCAGNGDVGRRERAEAARRLRRSFGLKLFSEEAKALRVRLRRLGFPEPKDRWGDDAE; via the coding sequence ATGCCGCACCACCACacgcgacccgcggcgatcagtgccgcgacgccgtggcgcggGACGGGGAACATCTCCACCTCTCGTCCTcatcccgcgcgctcgaccgcgatctcgtcgatcgcgggTACCCATCGCGAAACCTTCTCACCCGAACCCACGCGCACCCATCCTCCGTCCCCAATCGCGCAGGTTCAGTCGGTCGATCCCATCCAGTCGATGAATCCAGttgacgcgacgacgacgaccgacgACCGTCACGCCCtggtcctcggcggcaaCGGCTTCATCGGCTCGCACGTCGTCCGGGCTCTCATCCGCGACGGTcacgccgtcaccgcggtcaaccgcgggcgccgcgagtgGCTCGGCGATCCCGACGCGGTTCACCCCCCAGACACTTACGACttcgacacagctggcgatgGGATCAAAGCCTTcaggggcgacgccgggtaTCCGAGGTCCAAAAACGAGGTGGCGCACATCGTGTGCGATCGGAAACAaacgcgcgcgttcgcggacgcggtggacgtcgcgacgggcaccacgctcggcgcgaacggcgcgtgggacgtcgtcgtcgacctcaGCGGCTTCACGCCGAGGGATCTGCGAGCGGCGCTGCGGGGTTTGaaggggcggacgcggcggtaCGTGTTCGTGTCGTCGGATTCCGTGTACGAGGTgtgcgacgaacgcgcgcgcgaggatgccTCTCTCGGTAGTGCGTGCACGGGGGAGAGGAAGAAGGAGACGAACGACGGGGAAGGGGACGGCGGGAACGGGTCGAACACGTTGAACACGttgaacggcggcggcgttcgcgaggaacacgcgcggcgcccggtcgacgcggccgcggcggaggcacTCGCCAGGGGGGATCGGTACGGGCATCACAAGCTCCGGTGCGAGGAAATTTTGGCCAAGATCGCGTCTACTAGGGGGATGGATGGACGCGCGACGAGTAatggggaggaggcgccggatctgagctcgagctcgagcgacgacgcggcgacgtggagcgacgacagcgacggcgacgacagcgacgacagCGAGAACGAgagcgagagcgacgacgacggtcacgacgacgacgacgttaacgacgacgacctcgtgcCGGTTCCGTGGCTGGCGATTCGACTCCCCGACGTCATCGGCCCCCGCGACGGGACGTACCGCCTGTGGCGATACCAGATGTGGGTCCAGTGCGTCGACATCCTCGGCCCCGTGGTGGTGTCCCCGGACCTCGCCACGGGCGGGTCCCGAGCGCTCAGCTTCGCGTACGCcccggacgtcgcggcgctcgtcgcgaaggtggcgcgcggcgagtgcgacgcgtcgctcgggcgTTCGTACAACGTGGCGTGCGTGGAGCGGGTATCGCTCCAGGAGAtcgtcgagcacgtcgccgagtGCGTTCGCGAGATtggggacgaaaagtcggcacccggggaggcacccggcggcgcgaggagcgtcgtggaggtgcgcgagcccgggcgcgggcgcaaGCGCGGTTGGGACGactcggcggaggcgacggaagTCGGGTCGTCGGtccggacgtcgtcgcgccaaAGGACGTCGCCCGAGTTTTACCCCTCCGTGGACGGGGGCGCGATCGACCCGTCGAGGGCGATCGGGGAGCTCGgtttcgcgccgacgccgctccgGGACGCGGTGCGGGAGACGGTGCGCTGGTGCGCGGGGATGTGCGCGGGGAACGGGGACGTCGGGCGCAgggaacgcgccgaggctgcgcggcGGTTGAGAAGAAGTTTCGGGTTGAAGCTCTTCtcggaggaggccaaggcgctgCGCGTCAGGTTGCGACGGCTGGGATTTCCGGAGCCCAAGGATCGCTggggggacgacgccgagtgA